Part of the Streptomyces europaeiscabiei genome is shown below.
GGTGGTCGACGGCGAGGTCCCGGACCTGCGCCGCCCAGTACGCCGTCGAACACGTCCAGCCGTGCACCAGCACCACCGCGGGTGCGCCCTCGGGTCCATGCACCTCGACGTGCAGCCGCGCCCCGTCGGCGGACACGGCCGCCAACTCCCTCGCGGCGACGGGCGGCGCGTAGGGTCCGTGCTTCACATGGGTCAGTCGGGTCACGCTCCGGCCTCCACCTTCGCTGTGTCGGCCTTGCCGGCCGTCTCCTCGTTCTCCGTACCCGGCCGGGCCGCCCGCAGCACCGCGTACTCGCTCAGATCGACCCGCCGGGTCGCGCCCCGGAACTCGGTCGTCGTGCCCGGCCAGACGGTCGTGTTGCGGCCGTTCGCATCGAGGTACCAGCTGGTGCAGCCGCCGGTGTTCCAGACCGTGCGCTCCATGCGCTTCTGGACCCGCTGGTTCCAGGCCGCCACGGCGGCGGGCCGGGCGTCGAGGGCGACCCGGCCGCCCAGCACGTCCAACTGCCGTACGAAGTCCGCCATGTAGTTGAGCTGGGACTCGATCATCAGGATCATGCTGGAGTTCCCGAGGCCCGTGTTGGGCCCGATGATCGTCATCCAGTTCGGGAACCCGGCGGCCGACGCCCCGCGCAGCGCCTGCATCCCGCTGTCCGACCAGGCCTCGGCGAGGGTGCGGCCGTCGGCGCCCACCACCCGGTCGGCGATGGGCATGTCGGTGACGTGGAACCCGGTGCCGAAGACGATCGCGTCGACCTCGGCGGCGGACCCGTCGGCGGCGACGAGGGTGGAGCCGTCGACCTTGGCCAGCCCGGAGGCGACCACGTCGACGTTCGGCCGGGTGAGCGCCGGATAGTAGGTGTTGGACAGCAGGATGCGCTTGCAGCCGATGCGGTAGTCGGGGGTGAGCCGGGCGCGCAGCTCCGGGTCCCTGACGGTCCGGGCCAGGTTCCGCCTCGCCACCTGCTCCACCAGGCCCAGCACCTTGGGGCGCTTGGTGAAGGCCTGCACCTGCAACTCCCGGATGCCCCACAGCAGTCCGCGCCGGGCCTGCGCGGTGAACGGCAGCTGCCGGTGCAGCCACCGCTCGACGCCGCCGATGCCCCGGTCGACCCGGGGCAGCACCCACGGCGGCGTCCGCTGGAAGAGGGTCAGCCGGCCGACCTCGGGCTGGATCGCCGGCACGATCTGGGCCGCGGAGGCCCCCGTACCGATCATCGCGACCCGCTTGCCGCGCAGGTCGTAGCCGTGGTCCCAGCGGGCGGAGTGGAAGACCTTGCCGGGGAAGGAGCCGAGCCCCGGCAGCTCGGCCTCGGTCGGGATCCTCGGATCGGACAGCGGCCCGGTCGCGGAGACCACGAAGTCGGCGGACAGCGACCCGCTGCTGGTCTCGATG
Proteins encoded:
- a CDS encoding flavin-containing monooxygenase → MAEQGQGRREQGPHVRVAVVGSGFGGLGAAVRLRREGITDFVVLERAGSVGGTWRDNDYPGCACDVPSHLYSFSFATDYEWPRAFSGQEHIRAYLEHVTDVFGLRSHIRFDSEVLRMAWDGERLCWDIETSSGSLSADFVVSATGPLSDPRIPTEAELPGLGSFPGKVFHSARWDHGYDLRGKRVAMIGTGASAAQIVPAIQPEVGRLTLFQRTPPWVLPRVDRGIGGVERWLHRQLPFTAQARRGLLWGIRELQVQAFTKRPKVLGLVEQVARRNLARTVRDPELRARLTPDYRIGCKRILLSNTYYPALTRPNVDVVASGLAKVDGSTLVAADGSAAEVDAIVFGTGFHVTDMPIADRVVGADGRTLAEAWSDSGMQALRGASAAGFPNWMTIIGPNTGLGNSSMILMIESQLNYMADFVRQLDVLGGRVALDARPAAVAAWNQRVQKRMERTVWNTGGCTSWYLDANGRNTTVWPGTTTEFRGATRRVDLSEYAVLRAARPGTENEETAGKADTAKVEAGA